The DNA region TGCACTTGTCGGGCCATCGGGCGGTGGCAAGAGCACGATTGCAAAGCTTCTACCGAGATTCTTCGATGTCGATTGCGGCGAAATTACCATTGGCAGAATTTCGGTAAAGCAGATTGATCCGAAGGAACTGATGAAGAATATTTCGTTCGTGTTCCAGAATACGCGACTTTTCAAGATGAGCATCTTGGACAACGTGCGTTACGGCATGCCCGATGCAACTCTTGAACAGGTAAACGAAGCTCTTGACCTTGCGCAGTGCCGAGAAATCATCAACAAGTTGCCTGGCGGCATCGATACGGTTATCGGAAGCAAGGGCACTTACCTTTCGGGCGGCGAGCAGCAGCGCGTCGTACTTGCGCGCGCCATCTTGAAGAACGCACCCATCGTTGTGCTCGACGAGGCAACCGCATTCGCCGACCCCGAAAACGAACGACTGATTCAGGAAGCCTTGCACAAGCTTGCCGCAGGCAAGACGGTGCTTATGATTGCGCACAGGCTTACCAGCGTGGTGAATGCCGACCAGATTATCGTGGTCGAAGAAGGCGAAATCGCCGAACGCGGTACGCACGCAGAATTGCTTGAAAAGAACGGCGTTTACGCCAAGATGTGGGCCGAATACCAGCAGTCCGTCACATGGACCCTCGATAATTCCAAGGAAAATGAAGGAGGCGAAAATGTATAAGTGGGTTCAGAATACTTTTGCTCTTTCGGAAGAAGGCTCGCACACATTCATCCGCGGAGTCGTGTGGACGTTCCTGCACTTCGTTTCGCTCATGTTCCCGATGATGTTGCTGTTCAACTTCTTGATGGAATATATGGGCGTCGGCGATTTTGCAGGCAAGGCCCCTCACGGAATCTGGTTCTATCTCGGTTTTTCCGTCACCCTATTCATTGTGATGCTTGTAATTTATGCTTTTTCGTACACCGCCACCTACGACAGCGTTTATGACGAAAGCATGCGACGCCGCGTCTCGATTGCAGAAAGGCTCCGCAAGCTACCGCTTTCCTTCTTTGGCAAAAAGAACCTTTCGGATTTGACGTCGACTATCATGGACGACTGCAATGCGCTCGAAATGATTTTCTCGCATGCGGTGCCGGAACTTTTCGCCGCCATCGGAAGCGTCACCATTATCGGCATCATGCTCTTCTGCTACAACTGGAAAATGTCCATCGCGCTTTTCTGGGTCGTACCCGCCGCAGCGCTTCTGATCGCTCTTTCCAAGAAAATTCAGGACCGCTGGTTTATCAATTCGTACAACATGCGCCGCGAAATTATCGAAGACATCCAGGAAGGTCTCGAAAACGTGCAGGAAATCCGTTCCTACTCGGGCGAAGCGGCCTACCTCAGGCATTTTGACAAGGACTGCATCCGCTACGAAAAATCGCAGATGGATTCCGACATCAAGGTCGGCATGTTCCTGAATTCGGCGCAGGGTATCCTCAAGATGGGTCTTGCCACGGTGCTAATTACGGGCGCACGCCTCTGGACCAAGGGCGAAATCGACGTATTCACCTACCTGGTGTTCATCGTGTGCGCGGCGACCATCTACAATCCGATTTTCCTCGTATTCAACAACCTCGCCGAACTGTTCTTCGTGAATGTTCGTCTGCGTCGTTTCCGCGAAATGGACCAGATGCCCATACAACATGGCGAAACAGAATTCACGCCTGCCAATTACGATATCGAATTCAAGGATGTCGATTTCAATTACAACGAAAACAAGCAGGTTCTGAAGAAAGTTTCGTTTACCGCAAAGCAGGGCGAAATT from Fibrobacter succinogenes includes:
- a CDS encoding ABC transporter ATP-binding protein encodes the protein MYKWVQNTFALSEEGSHTFIRGVVWTFLHFVSLMFPMMLLFNFLMEYMGVGDFAGKAPHGIWFYLGFSVTLFIVMLVIYAFSYTATYDSVYDESMRRRVSIAERLRKLPLSFFGKKNLSDLTSTIMDDCNALEMIFSHAVPELFAAIGSVTIIGIMLFCYNWKMSIALFWVVPAAALLIALSKKIQDRWFINSYNMRREIIEDIQEGLENVQEIRSYSGEAAYLRHFDKDCIRYEKSQMDSDIKVGMFLNSAQGILKMGLATVLITGARLWTKGEIDVFTYLVFIVCAATIYNPIFLVFNNLAELFFVNVRLRRFREMDQMPIQHGETEFTPANYDIEFKDVDFNYNENKQVLKKVSFTAKQGEITALVGPSGSGKTTAAKLAARFWDIQGGSVTLGGQDISKIDPETLLKNFSIVFQDVVLFNTSIKDNIRIGKRDASDEEILKVAKLAGCDEFVQKMPQGYDTVIGENGDTLSGGERQRISIARALLKDAPIILLDEATASLDVENESKIQRGISQLVKGKTVIIIAHRMRTIANADKVVVLHDGHIAETGSPAELKAKGGLFSKMLELQEVSSR